A region from the Linepithema humile isolate Giens D197 chromosome 1, Lhum_UNIL_v1.0, whole genome shotgun sequence genome encodes:
- the hts gene encoding protein hu-li tai shao isoform X4 yields MADTSQQALSEPHTNGVVDGLTEDEKSKMRPADIDADMREMERRKRVEMMMNSRIFREELERIIETQMKDGAGPSGLLQQISDMMGAQGARFNGNVFKNSNCVLPINDIRGVESMGYAKGEKLLRCKLAAVFRLLDLYGWTQGVGGHITARLNQDQEHFLVNPYGLLYHEVTASSLIKVDMQGAVVEQGTTNFGVHITSFQLHSTIHAARPDIKCIIHITTPSVTAVSSLKCGLLPIGQESIVIGEVSTHQYIGGSVEPEEREKIARNLGPMNKVMLLTNRGALCCGETVEEAFFNVYNTVVACETQLKLMPAGIDNLNLISEESKKAIFEASRKPPIPQQQTSAVESSALAEKLEKRWRIGGAEFEALMRMLDNAGFRTGYIYRNPLVKGEPPKPRNDVEVPPAVSSLGYLLEEEELYKQGLWKGGRKGTDRSRWLNSPNVYQKVEILETGTPDPKKITKWVSDGSPTHSSTPVKIEGALQFVPKNTNPKEFKQIQQQIKDYRRAEKISAGPQSHILEGVSWEEAKKMQDATISGTGEQVVLVGAASKGIIQRGFQHNAMVYKTPYAKNPFDAVTDQELDQYKREIERKQKGDPYDESQSESEALSSFNISRATHESSTAKSPIQSPVSVTSETEEESRDEPRVLRIETKQVPAPSQPEVVLSDVNDATTEYLNEMRYRSIERQKNGYKGGENTVNGDHSDAHHSTFSQSSKEKGIWLWLGPSVLRVPCRRM; encoded by the exons ATGGCAGACACGAGCCAACAAGCATTAAGCGAACCACACACGAACGGAGTGGTGGACGGTTTGACGGAGGATGAAAAAAGCAAGATGAGACCCGCCGATATCGACGCG GATATGCGAGAAATGGAGAGGAGAAAGAGGGTCGAGATGATGATGAATTCGCGGATCTTCCGAGAAGAATTGGAACGTATAATCGAGACACAGATGAAGGACGGTGCTGGACCCTCCGGTCTTCTGCAACAGATCTCTGACATGATGGGCGCGCAGGGAGCCCGATTCAACGGCAATGTGTTCAAAA ATTCAAATTGCGTCTTACCTATCAACGACATTCGCGGCGTGGAGAGCATGGGATATGCCAAGGGCGAGAAGCTGCTGCGATGCAAGCTGGCGGCGGTCTTCAGATTGCTCGATCTATACGGATGGACGCAGGGCGTCGGCGGGCACATCACCGCCCGTCTCAATCAGGATCAGGAACATTTCCTGGTGAATCCGTATGGGTTACTTTATCACGAGGTCACAGCCTCCAGTCTGATCAAGGTGGACATGCAAGGCGCGGTTGTCGAGCAGGGGACGACGAACTTCGGCGTACATATAACAAGTTTCCAATTGCATTCGACAATACACGCCGCGAGACCCGATATCAAatgtattattcatattacaaCTCCGTCCGTTACCGCG GTCTCTTCTTTGAAGTGTGGATTGTTACCAATCGGACAGGAGAGCATAGTGATAGGCGAGGTGAGCACTCACCAGTACATCGGAGGCTCCGTCGAACCGGAAGAACGGGAGAAGATCGCGAGGAACCTCGGGCCGATGAATAAAGTTATGCTTCTGACGAACCGCGGCGCACTTTGCTGCGGAGAGACGGTGGAAGAGGCGTTCTTCAACGTTTACAATACTGTGGTCGCTTGCGAGACGCAATTGAAACTGATGCCCGCGGGCATAGACAATCTAAATCTCATCAGCGAGGAATCGAAGAAAGCTATATTTGAGGCCTCGCGGAAACCACCGATCCCTCAGCAACAGACTTCGGCGGTGGAGTCGTCCGCTCTCGCCGAGAAGCTCGAGAAACGTTGGAGAATCGGCGGCGCTGAGTTTGAAGCTCTTATGAGAATGCTGGACAATGCT GGATTCCGTACGGGCTACATATATAGAAATCCACTCGTGAAAGGAGAACCTCCGAAACCGCGAAATGATGTTGAAGTTCCACCGGCTGTATCGTCCCTAGGATATCTACTTGAGGAAGAAGAATTATACAAGCAAGG GCTGTGGAAAGGTGGACGTAAAGGCACAGACAGATCCCGCTGGTTAAATTCGCCGAATGTTTACCAGAAGGTCGAGATCCTGGAAACTGGAACACCTGATCCTAAAAAGATCACCAAG TGGGTGTCTGACGGATCTCCTACCCATAGCAGTACACCAGTGAAGATAGAAGGTGCTCTTCAGTTTGTACCGAAAAATACCAACCCAAAGGAGTTTAAACAAATACAACAGCAA ATTAAGGATTATCGACGAGCAGAAAAGATATCAGCCGGTCCACAGTCTCACATATTGGAAGGTGTGTCATGGGAAGAAGCTAAGAAAATGCAG GACGCGACAATTAGTGGTACCGGCGAACAAGTAGTCTTAGTAGGAGCCGCTAGCAAGGGTATTATACAGCGTGGTTTTCAACACAATGCGATGGTGTACAAGACACCTTATGCCAAAAATCCATTCGACGCGGTCACGGATCAAGAACTCGATCAGTACAAGAGAGAAATCGAACGCAAGCAGAAGGGAGATCCTT ACGATGAATCACAATCAGAATCCGAGGCCTTGTCGTCCTTTAACATCAGTCGTGCGACGCATGAATCCAGCACTGCCAAGAGTCCTATTCAATCACCGGTTTCTGTTACTTCGGAAACGGAGGAAGAGAGTAGAGACg AACCCCGAGTATTGCGAATAGAAACGAAACAAGTGCCTGCGCCGAGTCAACCCGAAGTTGTATTAAGCGATG TGAATGATGCTACTACAGAGTACCTTAATGAGATGCGCTACAGATCGATCGAGCGGCAAAAAAACGGTTACAAAGGAG
- the hts gene encoding protein hu-li tai shao isoform X7 → MADTSQQALSEPHTNGVVDGLTEDEKSKMRPADIDADMREMERRKRVEMMMNSRIFREELERIIETQMKDGAGPSGLLQQISDMMGAQGARFNGNVFKNSNCVLPINDIRGVESMGYAKGEKLLRCKLAAVFRLLDLYGWTQGVGGHITARLNQDQEHFLVNPYGLLYHEVTASSLIKVDMQGAVVEQGTTNFGVHITSFQLHSTIHAARPDIKCIIHITTPSVTAVSSLKCGLLPIGQESIVIGEVSTHQYIGGSVEPEEREKIARNLGPMNKVMLLTNRGALCCGETVEEAFFNVYNTVVACETQLKLMPAGIDNLNLISEESKKAIFEASRKPPIPQQQTSAVESSALAEKLEKRWRIGGAEFEALMRMLDNAGFRTGYIYRNPLVKGEPPKPRNDVEVPPAVSSLGYLLEEEELYKQGLWKGGRKGTDRSRWLNSPNVYQKVEILETGTPDPKKITKWVSDGSPTHSSTPVKIEGALQFVPKNTNPKEFKQIQQQIKDYRRAEKISAGPQSHILEGVSWEEAKKMQDATISGTGEQVVLVGAASKGIIQRGFQHNAMVYKTPYAKNPFDAVTDQELDQYKREIERKQKGDPYDESQSESEALSSFNISRATHESSTAKSPIQSPVSVTSETEEESRDEPRVLRIETKQVPAPSQPEVVLSDVNDATTEYLNEMRYRSIERQKNGYKGGENTVNGDHSDAHHSTFSQSSKETLPQAKAYRK, encoded by the exons ATGGCAGACACGAGCCAACAAGCATTAAGCGAACCACACACGAACGGAGTGGTGGACGGTTTGACGGAGGATGAAAAAAGCAAGATGAGACCCGCCGATATCGACGCG GATATGCGAGAAATGGAGAGGAGAAAGAGGGTCGAGATGATGATGAATTCGCGGATCTTCCGAGAAGAATTGGAACGTATAATCGAGACACAGATGAAGGACGGTGCTGGACCCTCCGGTCTTCTGCAACAGATCTCTGACATGATGGGCGCGCAGGGAGCCCGATTCAACGGCAATGTGTTCAAAA ATTCAAATTGCGTCTTACCTATCAACGACATTCGCGGCGTGGAGAGCATGGGATATGCCAAGGGCGAGAAGCTGCTGCGATGCAAGCTGGCGGCGGTCTTCAGATTGCTCGATCTATACGGATGGACGCAGGGCGTCGGCGGGCACATCACCGCCCGTCTCAATCAGGATCAGGAACATTTCCTGGTGAATCCGTATGGGTTACTTTATCACGAGGTCACAGCCTCCAGTCTGATCAAGGTGGACATGCAAGGCGCGGTTGTCGAGCAGGGGACGACGAACTTCGGCGTACATATAACAAGTTTCCAATTGCATTCGACAATACACGCCGCGAGACCCGATATCAAatgtattattcatattacaaCTCCGTCCGTTACCGCG GTCTCTTCTTTGAAGTGTGGATTGTTACCAATCGGACAGGAGAGCATAGTGATAGGCGAGGTGAGCACTCACCAGTACATCGGAGGCTCCGTCGAACCGGAAGAACGGGAGAAGATCGCGAGGAACCTCGGGCCGATGAATAAAGTTATGCTTCTGACGAACCGCGGCGCACTTTGCTGCGGAGAGACGGTGGAAGAGGCGTTCTTCAACGTTTACAATACTGTGGTCGCTTGCGAGACGCAATTGAAACTGATGCCCGCGGGCATAGACAATCTAAATCTCATCAGCGAGGAATCGAAGAAAGCTATATTTGAGGCCTCGCGGAAACCACCGATCCCTCAGCAACAGACTTCGGCGGTGGAGTCGTCCGCTCTCGCCGAGAAGCTCGAGAAACGTTGGAGAATCGGCGGCGCTGAGTTTGAAGCTCTTATGAGAATGCTGGACAATGCT GGATTCCGTACGGGCTACATATATAGAAATCCACTCGTGAAAGGAGAACCTCCGAAACCGCGAAATGATGTTGAAGTTCCACCGGCTGTATCGTCCCTAGGATATCTACTTGAGGAAGAAGAATTATACAAGCAAGG GCTGTGGAAAGGTGGACGTAAAGGCACAGACAGATCCCGCTGGTTAAATTCGCCGAATGTTTACCAGAAGGTCGAGATCCTGGAAACTGGAACACCTGATCCTAAAAAGATCACCAAG TGGGTGTCTGACGGATCTCCTACCCATAGCAGTACACCAGTGAAGATAGAAGGTGCTCTTCAGTTTGTACCGAAAAATACCAACCCAAAGGAGTTTAAACAAATACAACAGCAA ATTAAGGATTATCGACGAGCAGAAAAGATATCAGCCGGTCCACAGTCTCACATATTGGAAGGTGTGTCATGGGAAGAAGCTAAGAAAATGCAG GACGCGACAATTAGTGGTACCGGCGAACAAGTAGTCTTAGTAGGAGCCGCTAGCAAGGGTATTATACAGCGTGGTTTTCAACACAATGCGATGGTGTACAAGACACCTTATGCCAAAAATCCATTCGACGCGGTCACGGATCAAGAACTCGATCAGTACAAGAGAGAAATCGAACGCAAGCAGAAGGGAGATCCTT ACGATGAATCACAATCAGAATCCGAGGCCTTGTCGTCCTTTAACATCAGTCGTGCGACGCATGAATCCAGCACTGCCAAGAGTCCTATTCAATCACCGGTTTCTGTTACTTCGGAAACGGAGGAAGAGAGTAGAGACg AACCCCGAGTATTGCGAATAGAAACGAAACAAGTGCCTGCGCCGAGTCAACCCGAAGTTGTATTAAGCGATG TGAATGATGCTACTACAGAGTACCTTAATGAGATGCGCTACAGATCGATCGAGCGGCAAAAAAACGGTTACAAAGGAG
- the hts gene encoding protein hu-li tai shao isoform X3, which translates to MADTSQQALSEPHTNGVVDGLTEDEKSKMRPADIDADMREMERRKRVEMMMNSRIFREELERIIETQMKDGAGPSGLLQQISDMMGAQGARFNGNVFKNSNCVLPINDIRGVESMGYAKGEKLLRCKLAAVFRLLDLYGWTQGVGGHITARLNQDQEHFLVNPYGLLYHEVTASSLIKVDMQGAVVEQGTTNFGVHITSFQLHSTIHAARPDIKCIIHITTPSVTAVSSLKCGLLPIGQESIVIGEVSTHQYIGGSVEPEEREKIARNLGPMNKVMLLTNRGALCCGETVEEAFFNVYNTVVACETQLKLMPAGIDNLNLISEESKKAIFEASRKPPIPQQQTSAVESSALAEKLEKRWRIGGAEFEALMRMLDNAGFRTGYIYRNPLVKGEPPKPRNDVEVPPAVSSLGYLLEEEELYKQGLWKGGRKGTDRSRWLNSPNVYQKVEILETGTPDPKKITKWVSDGSPTHSSTPVKIEGALQFVPKNTNPKEFKQIQQQIKDYRRAEKISAGPQSHILEGVSWEEAKKMQDATISGTGEQVVLVGAASKGIIQRGFQHNAMVYKTPYAKNPFDAVTDQELDQYKREIERKQKGDPYDESQSESEALSSFNISRATHESSTAKSPIQSPVSVTSETEEESRDEPRVLRIETKQVPAPSQPEVVLSDVNDATTEYLNEMRYRSIERQKNGYKGGENTVNGDHSDAHHSTFSQSSKEDVSVSEESPKKEKKKKKGLRTPSFLKKKKEKKKSVEA; encoded by the exons ATGGCAGACACGAGCCAACAAGCATTAAGCGAACCACACACGAACGGAGTGGTGGACGGTTTGACGGAGGATGAAAAAAGCAAGATGAGACCCGCCGATATCGACGCG GATATGCGAGAAATGGAGAGGAGAAAGAGGGTCGAGATGATGATGAATTCGCGGATCTTCCGAGAAGAATTGGAACGTATAATCGAGACACAGATGAAGGACGGTGCTGGACCCTCCGGTCTTCTGCAACAGATCTCTGACATGATGGGCGCGCAGGGAGCCCGATTCAACGGCAATGTGTTCAAAA ATTCAAATTGCGTCTTACCTATCAACGACATTCGCGGCGTGGAGAGCATGGGATATGCCAAGGGCGAGAAGCTGCTGCGATGCAAGCTGGCGGCGGTCTTCAGATTGCTCGATCTATACGGATGGACGCAGGGCGTCGGCGGGCACATCACCGCCCGTCTCAATCAGGATCAGGAACATTTCCTGGTGAATCCGTATGGGTTACTTTATCACGAGGTCACAGCCTCCAGTCTGATCAAGGTGGACATGCAAGGCGCGGTTGTCGAGCAGGGGACGACGAACTTCGGCGTACATATAACAAGTTTCCAATTGCATTCGACAATACACGCCGCGAGACCCGATATCAAatgtattattcatattacaaCTCCGTCCGTTACCGCG GTCTCTTCTTTGAAGTGTGGATTGTTACCAATCGGACAGGAGAGCATAGTGATAGGCGAGGTGAGCACTCACCAGTACATCGGAGGCTCCGTCGAACCGGAAGAACGGGAGAAGATCGCGAGGAACCTCGGGCCGATGAATAAAGTTATGCTTCTGACGAACCGCGGCGCACTTTGCTGCGGAGAGACGGTGGAAGAGGCGTTCTTCAACGTTTACAATACTGTGGTCGCTTGCGAGACGCAATTGAAACTGATGCCCGCGGGCATAGACAATCTAAATCTCATCAGCGAGGAATCGAAGAAAGCTATATTTGAGGCCTCGCGGAAACCACCGATCCCTCAGCAACAGACTTCGGCGGTGGAGTCGTCCGCTCTCGCCGAGAAGCTCGAGAAACGTTGGAGAATCGGCGGCGCTGAGTTTGAAGCTCTTATGAGAATGCTGGACAATGCT GGATTCCGTACGGGCTACATATATAGAAATCCACTCGTGAAAGGAGAACCTCCGAAACCGCGAAATGATGTTGAAGTTCCACCGGCTGTATCGTCCCTAGGATATCTACTTGAGGAAGAAGAATTATACAAGCAAGG GCTGTGGAAAGGTGGACGTAAAGGCACAGACAGATCCCGCTGGTTAAATTCGCCGAATGTTTACCAGAAGGTCGAGATCCTGGAAACTGGAACACCTGATCCTAAAAAGATCACCAAG TGGGTGTCTGACGGATCTCCTACCCATAGCAGTACACCAGTGAAGATAGAAGGTGCTCTTCAGTTTGTACCGAAAAATACCAACCCAAAGGAGTTTAAACAAATACAACAGCAA ATTAAGGATTATCGACGAGCAGAAAAGATATCAGCCGGTCCACAGTCTCACATATTGGAAGGTGTGTCATGGGAAGAAGCTAAGAAAATGCAG GACGCGACAATTAGTGGTACCGGCGAACAAGTAGTCTTAGTAGGAGCCGCTAGCAAGGGTATTATACAGCGTGGTTTTCAACACAATGCGATGGTGTACAAGACACCTTATGCCAAAAATCCATTCGACGCGGTCACGGATCAAGAACTCGATCAGTACAAGAGAGAAATCGAACGCAAGCAGAAGGGAGATCCTT ACGATGAATCACAATCAGAATCCGAGGCCTTGTCGTCCTTTAACATCAGTCGTGCGACGCATGAATCCAGCACTGCCAAGAGTCCTATTCAATCACCGGTTTCTGTTACTTCGGAAACGGAGGAAGAGAGTAGAGACg AACCCCGAGTATTGCGAATAGAAACGAAACAAGTGCCTGCGCCGAGTCAACCCGAAGTTGTATTAAGCGATG TGAATGATGCTACTACAGAGTACCTTAATGAGATGCGCTACAGATCGATCGAGCGGCAAAAAAACGGTTACAAAGGAG
- the hts gene encoding protein hu-li tai shao isoform X2 — protein sequence MADTSQQALSEPHTNGVVDGLTEDEKSKMRPADIDADMREMERRKRVEMMMNSRIFREELERIIETQMKDGAGPSGLLQQISDMMGAQGARFNGNVFKNSNCVLPINDIRGVESMGYAKGEKLLRCKLAAVFRLLDLYGWTQGVGGHITARLNQDQEHFLVNPYGLLYHEVTASSLIKVDMQGAVVEQGTTNFGVHITSFQLHSTIHAARPDIKCIIHITTPSVTAVSSLKCGLLPIGQESIVIGEVSTHQYIGGSVEPEEREKIARNLGPMNKVMLLTNRGALCCGETVEEAFFNVYNTVVACETQLKLMPAGIDNLNLISEESKKAIFEASRKPPIPQQQTSAVESSALAEKLEKRWRIGGAEFEALMRMLDNAGFRTGYIYRNPLVKGEPPKPRNDVEVPPAVSSLGYLLEEEELYKQGLWKGGRKGTDRSRWLNSPNVYQKVEILETGTPDPKKITKWVSDGSPTHSSTPVKIEGALQFVPKNTNPKEFKQIQQQIKDYRRAEKISAGPQSHILEGVSWEEAKKMQDATISGTGEQVVLVGAASKGIIQRGFQHNAMVYKTPYAKNPFDAVTDQELDQYKREIERKQKGDPYDESQSESEALSSFNISRATHESSTAKSPIQSPVSVTSETEEESRDEPRVLRIETKQVPAPSQPEVVLSDVNDATTEYLNEMRYRSIERQKNGYKGGENTVNGDHSDAHHSTFSQSSKEGSMSQDVSVSEESPKKEKKKKKGLRTPSFLKKKKEKKKSVEA from the exons ATGGCAGACACGAGCCAACAAGCATTAAGCGAACCACACACGAACGGAGTGGTGGACGGTTTGACGGAGGATGAAAAAAGCAAGATGAGACCCGCCGATATCGACGCG GATATGCGAGAAATGGAGAGGAGAAAGAGGGTCGAGATGATGATGAATTCGCGGATCTTCCGAGAAGAATTGGAACGTATAATCGAGACACAGATGAAGGACGGTGCTGGACCCTCCGGTCTTCTGCAACAGATCTCTGACATGATGGGCGCGCAGGGAGCCCGATTCAACGGCAATGTGTTCAAAA ATTCAAATTGCGTCTTACCTATCAACGACATTCGCGGCGTGGAGAGCATGGGATATGCCAAGGGCGAGAAGCTGCTGCGATGCAAGCTGGCGGCGGTCTTCAGATTGCTCGATCTATACGGATGGACGCAGGGCGTCGGCGGGCACATCACCGCCCGTCTCAATCAGGATCAGGAACATTTCCTGGTGAATCCGTATGGGTTACTTTATCACGAGGTCACAGCCTCCAGTCTGATCAAGGTGGACATGCAAGGCGCGGTTGTCGAGCAGGGGACGACGAACTTCGGCGTACATATAACAAGTTTCCAATTGCATTCGACAATACACGCCGCGAGACCCGATATCAAatgtattattcatattacaaCTCCGTCCGTTACCGCG GTCTCTTCTTTGAAGTGTGGATTGTTACCAATCGGACAGGAGAGCATAGTGATAGGCGAGGTGAGCACTCACCAGTACATCGGAGGCTCCGTCGAACCGGAAGAACGGGAGAAGATCGCGAGGAACCTCGGGCCGATGAATAAAGTTATGCTTCTGACGAACCGCGGCGCACTTTGCTGCGGAGAGACGGTGGAAGAGGCGTTCTTCAACGTTTACAATACTGTGGTCGCTTGCGAGACGCAATTGAAACTGATGCCCGCGGGCATAGACAATCTAAATCTCATCAGCGAGGAATCGAAGAAAGCTATATTTGAGGCCTCGCGGAAACCACCGATCCCTCAGCAACAGACTTCGGCGGTGGAGTCGTCCGCTCTCGCCGAGAAGCTCGAGAAACGTTGGAGAATCGGCGGCGCTGAGTTTGAAGCTCTTATGAGAATGCTGGACAATGCT GGATTCCGTACGGGCTACATATATAGAAATCCACTCGTGAAAGGAGAACCTCCGAAACCGCGAAATGATGTTGAAGTTCCACCGGCTGTATCGTCCCTAGGATATCTACTTGAGGAAGAAGAATTATACAAGCAAGG GCTGTGGAAAGGTGGACGTAAAGGCACAGACAGATCCCGCTGGTTAAATTCGCCGAATGTTTACCAGAAGGTCGAGATCCTGGAAACTGGAACACCTGATCCTAAAAAGATCACCAAG TGGGTGTCTGACGGATCTCCTACCCATAGCAGTACACCAGTGAAGATAGAAGGTGCTCTTCAGTTTGTACCGAAAAATACCAACCCAAAGGAGTTTAAACAAATACAACAGCAA ATTAAGGATTATCGACGAGCAGAAAAGATATCAGCCGGTCCACAGTCTCACATATTGGAAGGTGTGTCATGGGAAGAAGCTAAGAAAATGCAG GACGCGACAATTAGTGGTACCGGCGAACAAGTAGTCTTAGTAGGAGCCGCTAGCAAGGGTATTATACAGCGTGGTTTTCAACACAATGCGATGGTGTACAAGACACCTTATGCCAAAAATCCATTCGACGCGGTCACGGATCAAGAACTCGATCAGTACAAGAGAGAAATCGAACGCAAGCAGAAGGGAGATCCTT ACGATGAATCACAATCAGAATCCGAGGCCTTGTCGTCCTTTAACATCAGTCGTGCGACGCATGAATCCAGCACTGCCAAGAGTCCTATTCAATCACCGGTTTCTGTTACTTCGGAAACGGAGGAAGAGAGTAGAGACg AACCCCGAGTATTGCGAATAGAAACGAAACAAGTGCCTGCGCCGAGTCAACCCGAAGTTGTATTAAGCGATG TGAATGATGCTACTACAGAGTACCTTAATGAGATGCGCTACAGATCGATCGAGCGGCAAAAAAACGGTTACAAAGGAG
- the hts gene encoding protein hu-li tai shao isoform X12 — translation MADTSQQALSEPHTNGVVDGLTEDEKSKMRPADIDADMREMERRKRVEMMMNSRIFREELERIIETQMKDGAGPSGLLQQISDMMGAQGARFNGNVFKNSNCVLPINDIRGVESMGYAKGEKLLRCKLAAVFRLLDLYGWTQGVGGHITARLNQDQEHFLVNPYGLLYHEVTASSLIKVDMQGAVVEQGTTNFGVHITSFQLHSTIHAARPDIKCIIHITTPSVTAVSSLKCGLLPIGQESIVIGEVSTHQYIGGSVEPEEREKIARNLGPMNKVMLLTNRGALCCGETVEEAFFNVYNTVVACETQLKLMPAGIDNLNLISEESKKAIFEASRKPPIPQQQTSAVESSALAEKLEKRWRIGGAEFEALMRMLDNAGFRTGYIYRNPLVKGEPPKPRNDVEVPPAVSSLGYLLEEEELYKQGLWKGGRKGTDRSRWLNSPNVYQKVEILETGTPDPKKITKWVSDGSPTHSSTPVKIEGALQFVPKNTNPKEFKQIQQQIKDYRRAEKISAGPQSHILEGVSWEEAKKMQDATISGTGEQVVLVGAASKGIIQRGFQHNAMVYKTPYAKNPFDAVTDQELDQYKREIERKQKGDPYDESQSESEALSSFNISRATHESSTAKSPIQSPVSVTSETEEESRDEPRVLRIETKQVPAPSQPEVVLSDVNDATTEYLNEMRYRSIERQKNGYKGA, via the exons ATGGCAGACACGAGCCAACAAGCATTAAGCGAACCACACACGAACGGAGTGGTGGACGGTTTGACGGAGGATGAAAAAAGCAAGATGAGACCCGCCGATATCGACGCG GATATGCGAGAAATGGAGAGGAGAAAGAGGGTCGAGATGATGATGAATTCGCGGATCTTCCGAGAAGAATTGGAACGTATAATCGAGACACAGATGAAGGACGGTGCTGGACCCTCCGGTCTTCTGCAACAGATCTCTGACATGATGGGCGCGCAGGGAGCCCGATTCAACGGCAATGTGTTCAAAA ATTCAAATTGCGTCTTACCTATCAACGACATTCGCGGCGTGGAGAGCATGGGATATGCCAAGGGCGAGAAGCTGCTGCGATGCAAGCTGGCGGCGGTCTTCAGATTGCTCGATCTATACGGATGGACGCAGGGCGTCGGCGGGCACATCACCGCCCGTCTCAATCAGGATCAGGAACATTTCCTGGTGAATCCGTATGGGTTACTTTATCACGAGGTCACAGCCTCCAGTCTGATCAAGGTGGACATGCAAGGCGCGGTTGTCGAGCAGGGGACGACGAACTTCGGCGTACATATAACAAGTTTCCAATTGCATTCGACAATACACGCCGCGAGACCCGATATCAAatgtattattcatattacaaCTCCGTCCGTTACCGCG GTCTCTTCTTTGAAGTGTGGATTGTTACCAATCGGACAGGAGAGCATAGTGATAGGCGAGGTGAGCACTCACCAGTACATCGGAGGCTCCGTCGAACCGGAAGAACGGGAGAAGATCGCGAGGAACCTCGGGCCGATGAATAAAGTTATGCTTCTGACGAACCGCGGCGCACTTTGCTGCGGAGAGACGGTGGAAGAGGCGTTCTTCAACGTTTACAATACTGTGGTCGCTTGCGAGACGCAATTGAAACTGATGCCCGCGGGCATAGACAATCTAAATCTCATCAGCGAGGAATCGAAGAAAGCTATATTTGAGGCCTCGCGGAAACCACCGATCCCTCAGCAACAGACTTCGGCGGTGGAGTCGTCCGCTCTCGCCGAGAAGCTCGAGAAACGTTGGAGAATCGGCGGCGCTGAGTTTGAAGCTCTTATGAGAATGCTGGACAATGCT GGATTCCGTACGGGCTACATATATAGAAATCCACTCGTGAAAGGAGAACCTCCGAAACCGCGAAATGATGTTGAAGTTCCACCGGCTGTATCGTCCCTAGGATATCTACTTGAGGAAGAAGAATTATACAAGCAAGG GCTGTGGAAAGGTGGACGTAAAGGCACAGACAGATCCCGCTGGTTAAATTCGCCGAATGTTTACCAGAAGGTCGAGATCCTGGAAACTGGAACACCTGATCCTAAAAAGATCACCAAG TGGGTGTCTGACGGATCTCCTACCCATAGCAGTACACCAGTGAAGATAGAAGGTGCTCTTCAGTTTGTACCGAAAAATACCAACCCAAAGGAGTTTAAACAAATACAACAGCAA ATTAAGGATTATCGACGAGCAGAAAAGATATCAGCCGGTCCACAGTCTCACATATTGGAAGGTGTGTCATGGGAAGAAGCTAAGAAAATGCAG GACGCGACAATTAGTGGTACCGGCGAACAAGTAGTCTTAGTAGGAGCCGCTAGCAAGGGTATTATACAGCGTGGTTTTCAACACAATGCGATGGTGTACAAGACACCTTATGCCAAAAATCCATTCGACGCGGTCACGGATCAAGAACTCGATCAGTACAAGAGAGAAATCGAACGCAAGCAGAAGGGAGATCCTT ACGATGAATCACAATCAGAATCCGAGGCCTTGTCGTCCTTTAACATCAGTCGTGCGACGCATGAATCCAGCACTGCCAAGAGTCCTATTCAATCACCGGTTTCTGTTACTTCGGAAACGGAGGAAGAGAGTAGAGACg AACCCCGAGTATTGCGAATAGAAACGAAACAAGTGCCTGCGCCGAGTCAACCCGAAGTTGTATTAAGCGATG TGAATGATGCTACTACAGAGTACCTTAATGAGATGCGCTACAGATCGATCGAGCGGCAAAAAAACGGTTACAAAGGAG